A section of the Delphinus delphis chromosome 1, mDelDel1.2, whole genome shotgun sequence genome encodes:
- the LRRC8D gene encoding volume-regulated anion channel subunit LRRC8D — translation MFTLAEVASLNDIQPTYRILKPWWDVFMDYLAVVMLMVAIFAGTMQLTKDQVVCLPVLPSPVNSKAHTPPGSADVTTNIPKMESATDQDQDGRMTNEISFGASAVTPDIPLRATYPHTDSTVPNQEAKKDPTGRKTNLDFQQYVFINQMCYHLALPWYSKYFPYLALIHTIILMVSSNFWFKYPKTCSKVEHFVSILGKCFESPWTTKALSETACEDSEENKQRITGAQTLPKHVSTSSDEGSPSASTPMISKTGLKFSAEKPVIEVPSMTILDKKDGEQAKALFEKVRKFRAHVEDSDLIYKLYVVQTVIKTAKFIFILCYTANFVNAISFEHVCKPKVEHLTGYEVFECTHNMAYMLKKLLISYISIICVYGFICLYTLFWLFRIPLKEYSFEKVREESSFSDIPDVKNDFAFLLHMVDQYDQLYSKRFGVFLSEVSENKLREISLNHEWTFEKLRQHVSRNAQDKQELHLFMLSGVPDAVFDLTDLDVLKLELIPEAKIPAKISQMTNLQELHLCHCPAKVEQTAFSFLRDHLRCLHVKFTDVAEIPAWVYLLKNLRELYLIGNLNSENNKMIGLESLRELRHLKILHVKSNLTKVPSNITDVAPHLTRLVVHNDGTKLLVLNSLKKMMNVAELELQNCELERIPHAIFSLSNLQELDLKSNNIRTIEEIISFQHLKRLTCLKLWHNKIVTIPPSITHVKNLESLYFSNNKLESLPVAVFSLQKLRCLDVSYNNISMIPIEIGLLQNLQHLHITGNKVDVLPKQLFKCIKLRTLNLGQNCITSLPEKIGQLSQLTQLELKGNCLDRLPAQLGQCRLLKKSGLVVEDHLFDTLPLEVKEALNQDINIPFANGI, via the coding sequence ATGTTTACCCTTGCGGAAGTTGCTTCACTTAATGACATTCAACCAACTTACCGAATCCTGAAACCATGGTGGGACGTGTTTATGGATTACCTAGCTGTCGTTATGTTGATGGTAGCCATCTTTGCAGGAACCATGCAACTTACCAAAGATCAGGTGGTCTGCTTGCCAGTATTGCCATCTCCTGTAAATTCAAAGGCACACACACCACCAGGAAGTGCCGACGTTACCACCAACATCCCGAAGATGGAGTCAGCCACAGACCAAGACCAAGATGGGCGGATGACGAATGAGATTTCCTTTGGCGCATCTGCTGTGACACCTGACATACCTCTCAGAGCCACATATCCTCACACAGATTCCACGGTTCCAAATCAGGAGGCAAAGAAAGACCCAACAGGCCGAAAAACAAACTTGGATTTTCagcaatatgtatttattaatcaGATGTGTTACCACCTGGCCCTTCCGTGGTATTCTAAGTACTTTCCGTACCTTGCTCTTATACATACTATTATTCTCATGGTCAGTAGCAACTTTTGGTTCAAATATCCCAAAACATGCTCAAAAGTAGAACATTTCGTTTCAATATTAGGAAAGTGCTTTGAATCTCCTTGGACTACTAAAGCGTTGTCTGAGACAGCATGCGAAGACTCGGAGGAAAACAAGCAGAGAATAACAGGTGCCCAGACTCTACCAAAGCACGTATCTACCAGCAGTGATGAAGGGAGCCCCAGCGCCAGCACCCCAATGATCAGCAAAACTGGCCTCAAATTCTCAGCTGAAAAGCCCGTGATTGAAGTCCCCAGCATGACCATCCTGGACAAAAAGGACGGGGAACAGGCCAAAGCCCTGTTTGAGAAAGTGAGGAAGTTCCGTGCTCACGTGGAAGACAGTGACTTGATCTATAAACTCTACGTGGTCCAAACAGTTATCAAAACAGCCAAGTTCATCTTTATCCTCTGCTACACTGCAAACTTCGTCAATGCGATCAGCTTTGAACACGTCTGCAAGCCCAAAGTCGAGCACCTGACGGGTTACGAGGTGTTTGAGTGCACCCACAACATGGCATACATGCTGAAAAAACTGCTCATCAGTTACATATCCATTATTTGCGTTTATGGTTTTATCTGCCTCTACACTCTCTTCTGGTTATTCAGGATACCTTTGAAGGAATATTCTTTTGAAAAAGTCAGAGAAGAGAGCAGTTTCAGTGACATTCCAGATGTCAAAAATGATTTTGCGTTCCTTCTACACATGGTAGACCAGTATGACCAGCTGTATTCCAAGCGTTTCGGGGTGTTCTTGTCAGAAGTCAGTGAAAATAAACTGAGGGAAATCAGTTTGAACCACGAGTGGACATTTGAAAAACTGAGGCAGCACGTGTCACGCAACGCCCAGGACAAGCAGGAGCTCCATCTGTTTATGCTCTCAGGTGTGCCCGATGCTGTCTTCGACCTCACAGACCTGGATGTGCTAAAACTCGAGCTGATTCCAGAAGCTAAAATTCCTGCTAAGATTTCTCAGATGACTAATCTCCAAGAGCTTCACCTCTGCCACTGCCCTGCAAAAGTAGAACAGACTGCTTTTAGCTTTCTCCGTGATCACTTGAGATGCCTTCACGTGAAGTTCACCGACGTGGCAGAAATTCCCGCCTGGGTGTATCTGCTCAAAAACCTTCGCGAGCTGTACTTGATAGGCAACTTGAACTCTGAAAACAATAAGATGATAGGACTTGAATCTCTCCGAGAGTTGCGGCACCTTAAGATTCTCCACGTGAAGAGCAATCTGACCAAAGTCCCCTCCAACATTACAGATGTGGCTCCACATCTCACCAGGTTAGTCGTTCATAATGACGGCACTAAACTCTTGGTACTGAACAGCCTTAAGAAGATGATGAATGTCGCCGAGCTCgaactccagaactgtgagctagAGAGAATTCCACATGCTATTTTCAGCCTCTCTAATTTGCAGGAACTAGATTTAAAGTCAAATAACATACGCACAATTGAAGAAATCATCAGTTTCCAGCATTTAAAACGACTGACTTGTTTAAAATTGTGGCATAATAAAATCGTTACCATTCCACCCTCCATCACCCACGTCAAAAACCTGGAGTCACTTTATTTCTCTAACAACAAGCTCGAATCCCTACCTGTGGCAGTGTTTAGTTTACAGAAACTCAGATGCTTAGATGTAAGCTACAACAACATTTCCATGATCCCAATAGAAATAGGATTACTTCAGAACCTGCAGCATTTGCATATCACGGGGAACAAAGTGGACGTTCTACCAAAACAGTTGTTTAAATGCATTAAGTTGAGGACTTTGAATCTGGGGCAGAACTGCATCACTTCCCTCCCAGAGAAGATCGGTCAGCTCTCCCAGCTCACCCAGCTGGAGCTGAAAGGGAACTGCTTGGACCGCCTGCCAGCCCAGCTGGGCCAGTGTCGCCTGCTCAAGAAAAGCGGGCTTGTTGTGGAAGATCACCTTTTTGACACCCTGCCACTCGAAGTCAAAGAAGCATTGAATCAAGACATAAATATTCCCTTTGCAAATGGGATTTAA